A section of the Sphaerobacter thermophilus DSM 20745 genome encodes:
- a CDS encoding hydantoinase B/oxoprolinase family protein codes for MAIEPEVLVDPVSLEIFRSALTAIAEEMGAVLTRSGYSPNIKERRDFSCALFDRQGRLLAQAAHIPVHLGAMPDSVAAALAAFDTFAPGDVVALNDPFAGGTHLPDITLISPIYVTVDGESVLAGFAANRAHHADVGGMSAGSMPVASEIYQEGIIIPPIKLWEAGQPNRAALALLLRNVRTPDERRGDLTAQVAANRTAERRLQELVERYGLPTVEAHGEALIAYAERITRATIEQIPDGVYRFTDYLDDDGINGRPLPIVATVTVEGGTMTVDFSGSAPEAEGSINAVASVAKSAVYYVVRCLMPPDAPMNHGTFAPVTVHAPEGTVVNARPPRPVAGGNVECSQRITDAVLGALAQALPGVIPAASQGTMNNVTAGGIDPRTGQPFAYYETMGGGMGARQGLDGLSGVHVHMSNTLNTPVEAFEYAYPMRIGAYRLRDGSGGAGAARGGDGLEREIAFLVPTEVTLLTERRRLAPWGLQGGEPGAPGENLLVRNGEVTKLPGKVRFSARPGDRLVIRSPGGGGWGKP; via the coding sequence GAGCCGGAGGTGCTGGTCGATCCGGTCAGCCTGGAGATCTTCCGCAGTGCGCTGACGGCGATCGCCGAAGAGATGGGCGCAGTGCTGACGCGGAGCGGCTACTCGCCCAACATCAAGGAGCGCCGCGACTTCTCCTGCGCCCTGTTCGACCGCCAGGGGCGGCTGCTGGCGCAGGCGGCCCACATCCCGGTCCACCTGGGCGCCATGCCCGACTCGGTCGCGGCGGCGCTGGCGGCTTTCGACACGTTCGCGCCGGGCGACGTGGTCGCGCTCAACGACCCCTTCGCCGGGGGGACTCACCTGCCTGACATCACCCTCATCTCCCCGATCTACGTGACCGTCGACGGAGAGTCGGTCCTGGCCGGCTTCGCGGCCAACCGGGCGCACCACGCCGACGTCGGCGGCATGTCGGCCGGTTCGATGCCGGTGGCCAGTGAGATCTACCAGGAGGGGATCATCATCCCGCCGATCAAGCTCTGGGAGGCGGGACAGCCGAACCGGGCCGCGCTGGCGCTGCTGCTGCGCAACGTGCGCACGCCCGACGAGCGGCGTGGCGACCTGACGGCGCAGGTGGCGGCCAATCGCACCGCCGAGCGGCGCCTGCAGGAGCTGGTCGAACGCTACGGGTTGCCGACGGTCGAGGCCCATGGAGAGGCGCTCATCGCCTATGCCGAGCGGATCACGCGGGCGACGATCGAGCAGATCCCGGACGGGGTGTACCGCTTCACCGATTACCTCGACGACGACGGGATCAACGGGCGCCCGCTGCCGATCGTGGCGACCGTGACGGTCGAGGGCGGCACGATGACGGTCGACTTCAGCGGCAGTGCCCCGGAGGCGGAGGGGAGCATCAACGCCGTCGCCTCGGTTGCCAAGTCGGCGGTGTACTACGTGGTCCGCTGCCTGATGCCGCCCGACGCGCCGATGAACCACGGCACCTTCGCGCCGGTGACCGTCCACGCCCCGGAGGGGACGGTGGTCAATGCCCGCCCGCCACGGCCGGTGGCCGGGGGCAACGTCGAGTGCTCGCAGCGCATCACCGACGCCGTGCTGGGGGCGCTGGCCCAGGCGCTGCCCGGTGTCATCCCGGCCGCGAGCCAGGGGACGATGAACAACGTGACGGCCGGGGGGATTGACCCGCGCACAGGCCAGCCCTTCGCCTACTACGAGACGATGGGCGGCGGCATGGGCGCGCGCCAGGGGCTCGACGGGCTCTCGGGCGTTCATGTCCACATGAGCAACACGCTCAACACCCCGGTTGAGGCTTTCGAGTACGCCTACCCGATGCGCATCGGTGCCTACCGGCTGCGCGACGGCTCCGGCGGGGCCGGGGCGGCGCGCGGCGGCGACGGGTTGGAGCGGGAAATCGCCTTCCTGGTGCCGACCGAGGTGACGCTGCTGACCGAACGGCGGCGGCTGGCCCCCTGGGGGCTTCAGGGTGGTGAGCCGGGTGCACCCGGTGAGAACCTGCTCGTGCGCAACGGCGAGGTCACCAAGCTCCCGGGTAAGGTGCGCTTTTCGGCACGCCCGGGCGACCGCCTGGTGATCCGCTCCCCCGGCGGCGGCGGCTGG